A window of Danaus plexippus chromosome 12, MEX_DaPlex, whole genome shotgun sequence contains these coding sequences:
- the LOC116772643 gene encoding nucleoprotein TPR isoform X2: MEAASVEAGGKNHLHDVLSETELATISNPVVHKINSYIDKKFEEYLTSKALHETSKTQIDEKIAASEAIILELTTKYEDAAKKLLVAEETITELEKHVSSLNSELEKTRERVYRLENESISLKSARDAAVDERNDLTRILQRRDAEIERLTANEASLSQQLRSAIDSKCEALALNDEIQSKELSLQYREKRLDQERVLLNSQIASLTDEVNRLTTELQTVRLNNTSRLVSLETQLSEKVEELNAANETIEQLNEIKKNLNSRAENLTQRLMEQREIENKMSENYKKELDAKTKLADLFKTMHDDAESKTSELTEGITELQKLLNEATEKYGELETKYKQAELDHEELMEKKNEIISSLKNELEHANDLLKAAAAQNLDMALSDLAPSAATASKLLKSGMSLTQIYSQLVKLTEELAQEKEENRRLNITINKIVQELEEKVPLLQKQKAEYVEVMESNTALTQQIDSLVIECNRLRDDYNESSKIANHYSRENNRLKGELADLGRQVCFLLKEIEHSRGSLLNGDHDASHAANTSNTSDINSSRIISKTLVTFSDIQELQANNQKLLRMIRELTDKQEELERQKEQFESGEMENKIEALKQRVTELTEAQDRQTKMVNGLIRQRDMFKKLYHDHMKGKRHELSTALDTSDLDKSDRESFLMDTTPDKSPKPPNVDPTVFETKFKETEKQLELLKEEYKTYKEEKVTNERMLFEQIDNMRQEIAKLTAANSKCASTSEYNNERLKILQTNINTYKKQISSLEEKNKAYNTTIAKHEVSLQHLRDEILNAQGKLAAAEIQCENLKLENKLLKDSELRLQTEREIQNRERQGQSLLLKNLELIKASLERVEVENRSKIETRLDEATRECAALRRRLQEEQDRFRELAAHLERQTDTAKSRMNEEKEAADLMRKEIQQLREDLINKEKANEDFARKLKVALSPSTDGSLDAVKKIKELENKLHDKETEIKSLLDQLSTAKEHIKQYCDISESAEKELKNLNDEYQKYKTETETKLAENAKKLQQLEDKCSELETELSLQGNGEYSNININLKNELEATKEELRNVMTNFESCRSDLDVARSEITKLSEVVQNAEEKYTHEMILHSTDIQTLSRVKEDLSRAQNQINELVAIKNSAIEKVESEKQAWIEREKIITAENEQLTQRLKDLNDQNALLHDQIQALGTQLSVSHASKSRSESMNESANDSTMNISIGEEDVKSSEQLFQIVKFLRKEKDIAMAKFDILQAETMRLKSQLEITEKQLDESKLLLASEREKSEVNMVTVSKQSDILRKVETLNALTDSNRILREERDTLTIRVDELTTMVKSLEDQLSPLQEKISDLTSKNDTLQTENTSFKADCARWRTRVNALVERANKNSPEDWKRLQNERETLAKMLTNEKESNKKLNEELSSIKIEKSKLEEQYSLLSRQHNNIVEENKKLNEELQVLKDDMARLTEELGRVKAEHNSTTETNNKLTEELSNKEASLNDIKNKEMQIRKIAKKYKGQYEELVKTVEEEKKKNEGDAAAAGASLVESTKKVEEQLSEIQAQLESEKSNNEKLKQEIETLKTANMDKEEKAKQVLKQAKSKIVQLTELKNSLSRELDESRTKIGTIEQSTRDEQDARLELIKSQYEGRLSRLEKEAQAEKSREIEALMQKVNMLQRQLANQSSTGKQQATTEKTTSDPPTANIKPMAGVAQQSVSASRRGGETPLASIRPMAQVGPTAPHDAHSTEYMPASSSRPLPRASLASAASAGTTPPESTQDMDTSDVGMGSAVSSDNTAQSSSHSTAPQQAVALVMPRIEQPSGVNSGAVVTPAASSAAPGATNAPQSTAAAPNAGTVSAGSTSTGTSGQSGVSTSHATPLVSTSHTAPGVSTSHTAPGVTTTHAAPGVSTSHAAPGVSTSHAAPGVSTSHAAPGVSTSHAAPGVSTSHPPPGVSTSHAPPDARPQKRRLQQRPVTAKRTRVQGFERSVEVEYQVPTSSRCDQDDEGVIVVDSEEDDERCTGTMYREGEEDEEDMEEEQEVEGGEEEEDVEGEEESTARQESPLQSPETGAADADEAGERSEAAAPVAEPDSEPAPIQQIEAISSGTEPSGALSLGGNGADDGDDSIVPSTPTLYVPRRNDGFGEAVVSPVGGPEGAGARFTFAEAGGAASHHDTHADLAAALPPPHASHHTRAEGDREWEESRGEEEAAAVSSQGSEPSSPHQVAEEGREAEASAAPRRAGPPPPSPSPSPSPAGHHRWMRAADSESGARGRGSRPRGRPARRSHNYMRF; this comes from the exons ATGGAAGCCGCCAGTGTGGAAGCCGGTGGGAAAAATCATTTACACGATGTTTTATCAGAAACCGAACTTGCTACCATATCAAATCCCGtggttcataaaataaattcatatattgacaaaaaatttgaagaatatttgactTCCAAAGCCTTACACGAAACCAGTAAAACGCAAATAG ATGAAAAAATTGCAGCATCTGAAGCTATTATCCTTGAGTTAACAACTAAGTATGAAGATGCTGCTAAGAAATTATTAGTTGCTGAGGAAACCATAACAGAGCTTGAGAAGCATGTCAGTTCTCTCAATTCCGAACTAGAAAAAACCCGTGAAAGAGTTTATCGATTAGAGAATGAGTCAATATCTCTTAAAAGCGCAAGAGATGCAGCAGTGGATGAAAGGAATGATCTAACAAGGATTCTACAACGGCGTGATGCCGAAATAGAGAGACTGACGGCAAATGAAGCTTCCCTTTCTCAACAACTTCGCTCTGCTATTGATTCTAAATGCGAAGCCTTAGCCCTAAATGATGAAATCCAGAGCAAAGAACTTTCATTACAATATCGTGAAAAACGTCTGGACCAGGAAAGGGTTTTGCTAAATTCCCAGATAGCCTCCTTAACAGATGAAGTGAATCGTCTTACTACAGAACTACAAACAGtgagattaaataatacaagcaGGCTGGTGAGCTTAGAAACTCAATTATCTGAGAAGGTTGAAGAGTTAAATGCAGCAAACGAAACAATAgaacaattaaatgaaataaagaaaaacctAAATAGCCGTGCTGAAAATCTAACGCAACGCTTAATGGAACAAAGAGAAATAGAGAACAAAATGTcagaaaactataaaaaagaattagaTGCCAAAACAAAACTTGCTGATTTGTTCAAAACTATGCATGACGATGCAGAATCAAAGACTTCTGAATTAACAGAAGGTATCACTGAGTTACAGAAATTACTGAATGAAGCCACTGAAAAATATGGTGAATtagaaactaaatataaacaggCTGAACTAGACCATGAAGAACTTATGGAGAAgaaaaacgaaataatatcATCCTTAAAGAATGAGTTAGAACATGCTAATGATTTACTGAAAGCTGCCGCCGCACAGAATCTGGATATGGCTCTGAGTGATTTGGCTCCATCTGCTGCTACTGCAAGCAAACTTTTGAAATCCGGTATGTCGTTGACCCAGATATATTCACAGCTTGTGAAACTTACTGAGGAATTAGCTCAAGAGAAAGAAGAAAATCGCCGTCTAAATATAACCATTAATAAGATCGTGCAAGAGCTAGAAGAGAAAGTACCGCtactacaaaaacaaaagGCGGAATATGTTGAGGTAATGGAAAGTAACACTGCCTTGACACAACAAATTGATTCACTGGTTATAGAATGTAATAGACTCAGGGACGACTATAATGAATCCTCTAAAATTGCAAATCATTATAGCCGTGAAAATAATAGACTGAAAGGGGAACTTGCTGATTTAGGAAGACAAGTCTGCTTTTTGCTGAAGGAGATAGAGCACAGTCGAGGTAGTCTTCTTAATGGCGATCACGACGCTTCGCACGCAGCAAATACTAGCAACACTTCCGATATCAACTCTTCACGAATAATTTCAAAGACATTAGTGACTTTCAGTGACATACAAGAATTGCAAGCTAATAACCAAAAGCTTTTAAGAATGATTCGTGAACTAACGGATAAACAAGAGGAACTAGAACGCCAGAAAGAACAATTTGAAAGTGgtgaaatggaaaataaaatcgaAGCACTGAAACAAAGAGTTACGGAGTTAACAGAAGCTCAAGATAGACAAACAAAAATGGTCAACGGTCTGATCAGGCAACGTGACatgttcaaaaaattataccaCGATCACATGAAAGGTAAGCGACATGAGCTATCAACAGCTTTGGATACGTCAGATTTAGACAAATCTGATCGAGAATCGTTCTTGATGGACACAACCCCTGATAAGTCACCAAAACCACCAAATGTAGATCCTACAGTATTTGAAACGAAGTTTAAAGAAACTGAAAAACAATTAGAGCTCTTAAAAGAAGAATACAAAACATACAAAGAAGAGAAGGTGACCAATGAAAGAATGTTATTTGAGCAGATTGATAACATGAGACAAGAAATAGCTAAACTTACTGCTGCCAATAGTAAGTGTGCTTCGACATCAGAATACAATAATGAAAGACTGAAAATACtgcaaacaaatattaatacttataaaaaacaaatttcatcATTGGAGGAAAAGAATAAAGCTTACAATACTACCATAGCCAAACACGAGGTGTCCTTGCAACATTTAAGAGACGAAATATTAAACGCGCAAGGAAAGCTCGCAGCTGCAGAGATCCAATGCGAAAACTTGAAATTAGAAAACAAGCTATTGAAAGATTCGGAATTAAGATTGCAAACAGAAAGGGAAATCCAAAATCGAGAAAGACAGGGGCAATCATTGCTTTTAAAGAATTTGGAATTGATCAAAGCAAGCTTAGAACGGGTAGAGGTGGAAAATCGTTCTAAAATTGAAACAAGGCTTGACGAAGCCACTCGTGAATGCGCAGCTTTACGTAGACGTCTTCAAGAAGAACAAGATAGGTTTAGAGAATTAGCAGCTCATCTTGAACGTCAAACAGATACTGCCAAGTCACGCATGAACGAAGAAAAGGAAGCAGCTGATTTAATGAGAAAAGAAATCCAGCAGCTGAGAGAAGATTTAATCAATAAAGAAAAAGCTAATGAAGATTTTGCTAGGAAACTAAAAGTTGCCCTGTCACCAAGTACAGATGGGTCGCTGGATGccgttaagaaaataaaagaattagaAAATAAGTTACACGATAAagaaactgaaattaaatCCCTATTAGATCAACTTAGCACAGCTAAagaacatataaaacaatattgtgaCATATCGGAGAGTGCTGAAAAAGAATTGAAAAATCTTAATGATGAATATCAGAAATATAAGACAGAAACAGAGACTAAACTCGCAGAAAATGCTAAGAAGTTGCAGCAGTTAGAGGATAAATGTTCTGAATTGGAAACGGAACTCTCTCTTCAAGGAAATGGAGAATATTCTaacataaatatcaatttgaaAAATGAGCTTGAAGCAACGAAAGAAGAATTAAGGAATGTCATGACTAACTTCGAGAGTTGTCGAAGCGATCTCGATGTCGCTCGGTCCGAGATTACTAAATTATCTGAGGTTGTACAAAATGCAGAAGAAAAATACACTCATGAAATGATCTTGCATTCAACAGACATTCAAACATTGTCTCGTGTTAAAGAAGATTTATCCAGGGcgcaaaatcaaattaatgagTTAGTTGCTATCAAAAATAGCGCCATTGAAAAGGTGGAAAGTGAAAAGCAGGCTTGGATCGagagagaaaaaataataactgcaGAAAATGAACAGTTGACTCAACGTTTGAAGGATCTCAACGACCAAAATGCCCTTTTGCATGATCAAATACAAGCATTAGGTACACAACTATCTGTTTCTCACGCTTCTAAATCACGTTCAGAAAGTATGAACGAATCAGCTAATGATTCTACAATGAATATTTCCATTGGAGAAGAGGATGTTAAGTCTTCTGAACAATTATTCCAAATAGTTAAATtcttaagaaaagaaaaagatataGCAATGgctaaatttgatattttacaaGCCGAAACTATGAGGCTAAAATCACAGCTTGAAATAACTGAGAAACAATTGGACGAGAGTAAACTGTTACTAGCTTCCGAAAGAGAAAAATCGGAAGTTAATATGGTAACAGTGTCCAAGCAATCGGATATATTGAGAAAAGTTGAAACACTTAATGCGTTAACTGACagtaatagaattttaagaGAGGAACGAGATACATTAACCATCCGTGTTGATGAACTAACAACTATGGTGAAGTCTTTAGAAGACCAACTTAGTCCGCTTCAGGAGAAAATAAGTGATTTAACATCAAAGAATGATACGCTGCAAACTGAAAACACGTCATTTAAGGCGGATTGTGCAAGATGGAGGACAAGAGTCAACGCTCTTGTTGAACGTGCTAATAAAAATAGTCCAGAAGACTGGAAACGTCTACAGAATGAAAGAGAAACGTTGGCTAAAATGTTGACGAATGAAAAggaatctaataaaaaattaaacgaagAATTATCTTCaatcaaaatagaaaaatcCAAGTTAGAAGAACAATATTCACTACTTTCCAGACagcataataatattgtggaggaaaataaaaaactcaatGAGGAGCTGCAAGTACTTAAAGATGACATGGCACGACTTACAGAAGAATTAGGAAGAGTCAAGGCAGAACATAATTCGACCACTGAGACTAACAACAAACTAACAGAAGAGCTTTCCAATAAAGAAGCTTCTCTTAATGACATCAAGAATAAGGAAATGCAAATCCGAAAAATTGCCAAAAAATATAAGGGACAGTATGAAGAATTGGTAAAGACGGTGGAAGAagagaagaagaaaaatgaaGGAGATGCAGCCGCAGCTGGCGCTTCTTTAGTGGAGAGTACGAAAAAAGTGGAAGAACAATTAAGTGAAATTCAAGCACAACTAGAATCTGAGAAATCAAATAATGAGAAACTGAAACAAGAAATTGAAACGCTCAAAACTGCAAATATGGATAAAGAAGAAAAAGCCAAGCAGGTTTTGAAACAGGCAAAGAGTAAAATTGTTCAATTAACTGAACTTAAAAACAGTCTTAGCAGAGAACTAGACGAATCACGTACAAAAATTGGTACCATCGAACAAAGCACACGCGATGAGCAAGATGCGAGGCTAGAACTGATTAAATCGCAATATGAGGGACGTTTATCTAGACTAGAAAAGGAGGCGCAAGCTGAGAAAAGTAGGGAGATTGAAGCGTTGATGCAAAAAGTGAATATGTTGCAAAGGCAACTAGCGAATCAATCTTCAACAGGAAAACAACAGGCCACTACTGAAAAAACAACATCCGATCCACCAACAGCAAACATCAAACCAATGGCAG GTGTGGCACAGCAGAGTGTGTCCGCAAGTCGTCGTGGTGGCGAGACTCCATTAGCGTCTATTCGTCCTATGGCCCAAGTTGGCCCAACAGCGCCTCACGATGCTCACAGCACCGAATACATGCCTGCTTCATCCTCGCGTCCATTGCCGAGGGCTTCCTTAGCATCCGCCGCCTCGGCTGGAACTACACCGCCGGAATCCACTCAG GATATGGATACGAGTGATGTAGGTATGGGAAGTGCGGTTTCTAGTGACAATACAGCACAATCTTCATCACATTCCACAGCGCCGCAGCAG GCTGTAGCGCTCGTGATGCCTCGTATAGAACAACCTAGCGGTGTTAATTCCGGTGCTGTGGTCACTCCGGCCGCTAGCTCGGCCGCGCCCGGCGCCACCAACGCCCCGCAATCAACCGCCGCTGCACCTAACGCGG GTACAGTAAGCGCGGGTTCCACGTCCACGGGAACGAGCGGTCAGTCCGGTGTCAGTACATCACACGCCACTCCACTAGTCAGCACTTCTCATACAGCTCCCGGAGTCAGCACGTCTCACACGGCGCCCGGGGTGACTACTACCCACGCTGCCCCTGGCGTTAGTACTTCCCACGCTGCTCCCGGCGTTAGTACTTCCCACGCTGCTCCCGGCGTCAGCACTTCCCACGCTGCTCCCGGCGTCAGCACTTCTCATGCTGCCCCTGGCGTCAGTACGTCCCACCCGCCGCCCGGTGTAAGCACGTCACACGCGCCACCAGATGCTCGCCCACAGAAACGAAGACTGCAACAGCGACCAGTCACCGCTAAGCGGACGAGGGTGCAG GGCTTCGAGCGTTCTGTAGAAGTGGAGTATCAGGTACCAACATCATCTCGCTGCGACCAAGATGACGAAGGCGTGATAGTAGTTGACTCTGAAGAAGACGATGAAAGATGCACAGGAACTATGTACAGG GAAGGAGAGGAAGACGAAGAAGATATGGAGGAAGAGCAGGAAGTAGAGGGGGGAGAGGAAGAGGAGGATGTGGAGGGGGAAGAAGAGAGTACTGCGCGACAG GAGTCTCCACTGCAGTCCCCGGAAACGGGCGCGGCGGATGCAGACGAGGCGGGCGAGCGCTCGGAGGCGGCCGCGCCTGTCGCCGAACCGGACAGCGAACCTGCACCCATACAGCAAATAGAGGCCATCAGCAGTGGCACTGAAC CCAGCGGAGCTCTATCGCTCGGTGGGAACGGTGCCGACGATGGAGATGACAGTATTGTACCATCAACACCTACACTATATGTTCCCAGACGAAATGACGG GTTCGGTGAAGCAGTAGTTTCACCGGTGGGCGGTCCGGAGGGCGCAGGCGCTCGGTTTACGTTCGCGGAGGCCGGCGGCGCTGCGTCACACCACGACACACACGCGGACTTAGCCGCTGCACTACCCCCGCCACACGCATCACACCACACTC GTGCGGAGGGTGACCGCGAGTGGGAGGAGTCCCGCGGCGAGGAAGAAGCGGCGGCTGTCAGTTCACAGGGAAGCGAACCGTCCTCACCGCACCAG GTGGCGGAGGAGGGTCGGGAGGCGGAGGCTAGTGCAGCCCCCCGACGTGCTGGTCCGCCGCCCCCATCACCCTCACCATCACCATCACCGGCCGGACACCATCGTTGGATGAGAGCCGCTG